AGTTCGTAGAGGTTTGGCGATTCCACCAGGAAGGAATCATGGCCCAGGTCCATCTCGACTTCGGCATAACTGGCACTCTTGCCCGCCCGCAGCATGGCCAGGACGATTTCCCGGTTCTGCTCGGGTGGGAACAGCCAGTCGGAAGTGAAACCCACGACCAGAACGCGCGAATCGAGCTTCGCAAAGGCCGCTTCCAGCGATCCGTATTGACCCGCCAGGTCAAAATAATCGAGCGCCCCGGTGAAGTAGAGGTAGGTGTTGGCGTCGAACCGGTCGATGAAGGCGCGCCCCTGATGGGTCAGGTAACTCTCCACTTCGAAGTCGGCCGAAAATGGCGATCCCGAGCGGGGGGTTTTCAATCTCCTCCGCCCGAATTTCTGGTCCATCCCCTTGTCCGAAAGATAGGTGATGTGCGCCATCATCCGGGCGATGGCCAGACCGACCCGCGGACCGGCTTCCGGCTCGTAGTTGCCGTTGAGCCAACTCGGATCCTCCATGATGGCCTGGCGACCGACCACGTTGAAGGCGATGGACTGGGTCCCCTGGCAGGAGGTTGTCGCCATGGGCAGGAGCCGGCGGACGAAGCCCGGGTATTCAATTCCCCATTGCAGGACCTGCATGCCGCCCATCGACCCGCCGACGACCGCATCCAGTCCTTTCAGGCCAAGATGATCGATCAGGCGCTTCTGGGTCCTGACCATGTCCCGGATGGAGACCCTGGGGAAATCAAGATTGTAGGGACGTCCGGTCAGGGGATTGATCGAGGTCGGACCGGTCGATCCCTTGCACCCACCGATGGAATTCGAACAGATGACAAAAAAACGATGGGTGTCGATCGCCTTGCCCGGGCCGATCATGTTGTTCCACCAGCCGGTCTTCCGGTCCCTCAGCGAGTGGATTCCGGCACAGTGATGATCACCGCTGAGGGCATGGCAGATGAGGATTCCGTTGGTCCGCTCCGCATTCAGATGCCCGTAGGTCTCGTAGCGCAAGGTGAAGCCGGGGATCGACTGACCGGTCTCAAAGGTGAAGGGATCCGGGCAGACGAAGTCCTCGGGATGGACCAGGCCGATCTCGCCCTCCGTATCCCCGTGCAGCGCTGATTCCGTGTCATTCATGGTCGCCGCATGGATGCAACCCGCCTCCGGCGCCGGTGGCAAAGCCGAAAAGCGTGCGGTCTGTCATAAGGGCACTCCGCCCACTCCGGCTCACTCCGCCTCTTCGATGTCGGCGTTCGAAAAGACCGCCTGCACATCGTCGACGTCATCAAGGACCTCGATCAATCGCTGAACCTGGGCGGCTGTGGCAGCGTCCGTGACCGGAACCGTGTTCTGTGGCAGATAGGCAAGTTCGGAGGAATCCGGCTCGATTTCCTTCCTCGCCAGGGCCTCCGCCACCGCCTCGTAGGCCTCGATCGGGGTGATGATCTCGAAATACTCGGGGTGGGAACGGAAGTCGTCCGCCCCGGCCTCGATAGCGATCTCCATCAATTCGTCCTCCGACCCCTTTTCCCGGCTGACCAGGATATGACCACATCGGTTGAACATGAAGGAGACGGCATTCGGTCCGGCCAGATTGCCGCCGTTCTTCCCGAAGAGGGAGCGGATTTCCGAAGCACTTCGATTCTTGTTGTCCGTGGTCACCTCGACGATCAGCGCAACCCCTCCCGGCGCGTACCCTTCGTAGATGACCTGATCATAGGTTACCCCGGGCAGTTCGCCCGTGCCCTTCTTGATCGCCCGGTCGATGTTTTCCGCCGGCATGTTCGCCGCCTTGGCCTTGAGCAGGACGGTCCGCAGCTTCGGATTCATCGACATGTCGCCGCCGCCGTCCTTGGCCGCCATGGAAATCTCCTTCGCCAGGCGGCTGAAAACCTTACCGCGCTTGGCGTCGGCCGCACCCTTCTTGCGCTTGATCGTCGACCATTTACTGTGACCAGACATAACGTTTCCGTGATTGAGAGACTTCCAGAAGAGCGCGGGATTCAACCCTTCTTCTTCTTGCGCTTGGGCTGGGAGGGCAGTCCGCGATTCAACTTTTTCTCCTGCTGAGGACCTTTCGCCGCCGCAATCTGCTTCGCCTTCTTCGGATCCGTGATCGGCGT
This window of the Opitutaceae bacterium genome carries:
- a CDS encoding YebC/PmpR family DNA-binding transcriptional regulator encodes the protein MSGHSKWSTIKRKKGAADAKRGKVFSRLAKEISMAAKDGGGDMSMNPKLRTVLLKAKAANMPAENIDRAIKKGTGELPGVTYDQVIYEGYAPGGVALIVEVTTDNKNRSASEIRSLFGKNGGNLAGPNAVSFMFNRCGHILVSREKGSEDELMEIAIEAGADDFRSHPEYFEIITPIEAYEAVAEALARKEIEPDSSELAYLPQNTVPVTDAATAAQVQRLIEVLDDVDDVQAVFSNADIEEAE
- a CDS encoding homoserine O-acetyltransferase → MNDTESALHGDTEGEIGLVHPEDFVCPDPFTFETGQSIPGFTLRYETYGHLNAERTNGILICHALSGDHHCAGIHSLRDRKTGWWNNMIGPGKAIDTHRFFVICSNSIGGCKGSTGPTSINPLTGRPYNLDFPRVSIRDMVRTQKRLIDHLGLKGLDAVVGGSMGGMQVLQWGIEYPGFVRRLLPMATTSCQGTQSIAFNVVGRQAIMEDPSWLNGNYEPEAGPRVGLAIARMMAHITYLSDKGMDQKFGRRRLKTPRSGSPFSADFEVESYLTHQGRAFIDRFDANTYLYFTGALDYFDLAGQYGSLEAAFAKLDSRVLVVGFTSDWLFPPEQNREIVLAMLRAGKSASYAEVEMDLGHDSFLVESPNLYELVRAFLDEN